The following proteins come from a genomic window of Heyndrickxia acidicola:
- a CDS encoding TSUP family transporter has product MIFLYRMTASEMVGTDITHAFLLVTPTGLLPITYANVNYLLIGNLSVGSIPGVIIRSKISAKFPARPLKGFVAILIILSGIKLL; this is encoded by the coding sequence ATGATCTTTCTATACAGAATGACAGCTTCTGAGATGGTGGGCACTGATATTACTCACGCCTTTCTTTTAGTCACTCCTACCGGATTACTTCCTATTACTTACGCAAATGTAAACTATCTGTTAATCGGAAATTTATCAGTGGGTTCTATTCCCGGAGTGATTATTAGAAGTAAGATATCAGCAAAATTTCCTGCAAGACCTTTAAAAGGTTTTGTTGCAATTTTAATCATTTTAAGTGGAATAAAACTGCTTTAA
- a CDS encoding STAS domain-containing protein, which translates to MIDYITEKRGLFQQMLLKEAVNVAEVINDILKQGNIDLLKNAEKLVVYILENKDADIVSFGKQEGVLWAKHSLTLAFKLEWVQAIRRTLWTLIYEYQTKVSFPSIREDFFELEKKINNNIDQFLNTFFLNYSYFKDELIHSQRKSVEHLSVPVIPISPAVAILPLIGTIDSCRMETIEEKVLTDIAKVRINTLIMDLSGIIDMDMDVIHLFDKVLDGIDMMGCKAVITGLRPELVKKMIHLGINFNDKAIKKGTLQQSVKEYLM; encoded by the coding sequence ATGATTGATTATATTACGGAAAAAAGAGGCCTCTTTCAACAAATGCTATTAAAAGAAGCAGTAAACGTCGCAGAAGTTATTAATGATATACTAAAGCAAGGTAATATTGATCTGTTAAAAAATGCTGAAAAACTTGTTGTTTATATCTTAGAAAACAAGGATGCAGATATCGTATCATTTGGCAAACAGGAAGGGGTTCTATGGGCGAAGCACTCGCTTACTTTAGCTTTTAAGCTTGAGTGGGTTCAGGCAATCAGAAGAACCTTATGGACGTTAATTTATGAATACCAAACTAAAGTGAGTTTTCCTAGCATTAGGGAAGATTTTTTTGAATTAGAGAAAAAAATAAATAATAACATTGATCAGTTTTTAAATACATTTTTTCTTAACTACTCCTATTTTAAAGATGAATTGATCCATAGCCAAAGAAAAAGTGTTGAACACCTTTCTGTTCCAGTTATTCCCATCAGCCCTGCCGTTGCAATACTCCCTTTAATAGGAACAATTGATTCCTGTCGGATGGAGACCATTGAAGAGAAGGTATTAACTGATATTGCTAAGGTTCGAATTAATACCTTAATTATGGACTTATCAGGTATTATAGATATGGATATGGATGTAATACATCTTTTTGATAAAGTGCTGGATGGAATTGATATGATGGGATGTAAAGCGGTTATTACTGGATTGAGACCCGAACTGGTAAAGAAGATGATTCATCTTGGTATAAATTTTAATGATAAAGCAATAAAGAAGGGAACATTACAACAAAGTGTAAAGGAATATTTAATGTAA
- a CDS encoding PLP-dependent aminotransferase family protein, which translates to MNWKPDRKANKAVYRQIADYIEHGIASGEYLPDSMLPSERKLAIELGVNRSTVVAAYEELAAAGVVIRKKGSGTQVSSDIWGIAHKRIPNWGRYVEYGSFLPNLPLVQKIRNETQEHDIINLSSGELSPELFPATEFQSILAEMPFEAPLGYDHPQGNLELRKTITSHIKETKQIDTEPLSILITSGAQQALHLVIQCLLKPGDAVAIEDPSYCYSLPIFQSAGLKTFLLPVDDNGMNPEDIRSLHKKHRIKMVFTNPTYHNPTGTVMSLTRRKQLLELSSELGLPIIEDDPYSLTSFDGTFIPTLKSMDTNGTVLYISSLSKIVASGLRIGWIIGPKRVIERLADAKQQVDFGHSIFPQWIAHHFLQSSQFHQHITSLQWELKKRRDAIVASLRYTLGNRVSYHAPKGGIHLWCRLNEDVTPTRLLEESLTKGLAFLPGSVMGTQKNYVRFTFGRGENSEIEKGIARFADALHSISES; encoded by the coding sequence ATGAATTGGAAGCCGGACAGAAAAGCAAACAAAGCAGTGTACAGGCAAATTGCTGATTATATTGAACATGGTATTGCTTCAGGTGAATACTTGCCAGACAGCATGCTTCCATCTGAGCGGAAGCTGGCAATAGAACTTGGAGTTAACAGAAGTACGGTGGTAGCTGCCTATGAGGAATTAGCTGCAGCTGGAGTGGTGATCAGAAAAAAGGGTAGCGGCACACAGGTAAGCTCCGATATTTGGGGGATCGCTCATAAACGTATCCCTAACTGGGGGAGATATGTGGAGTATGGTTCCTTTCTTCCTAATTTGCCCCTAGTTCAAAAGATTCGGAATGAAACGCAGGAACACGACATAATCAATCTTTCTAGTGGAGAACTATCTCCTGAGCTATTTCCAGCTACCGAATTTCAGTCCATTCTTGCAGAAATGCCCTTTGAAGCACCATTGGGATATGACCATCCTCAGGGTAATCTAGAACTCCGGAAGACGATTACATCACACATTAAAGAAACTAAGCAAATTGACACAGAACCCTTGTCCATTCTTATTACATCCGGAGCACAACAGGCACTCCATTTAGTTATACAGTGTCTACTGAAACCAGGGGATGCAGTTGCGATTGAAGATCCTTCCTATTGCTACTCATTGCCTATATTTCAGTCTGCTGGTCTTAAAACTTTTTTGTTGCCGGTTGACGATAACGGCATGAATCCAGAAGATATACGGAGCCTTCATAAAAAACACCGAATTAAAATGGTCTTTACAAATCCAACTTACCATAATCCCACTGGTACCGTCATGTCTCTAACAAGAAGGAAACAACTGCTTGAGCTCTCTTCAGAACTGGGACTGCCCATAATAGAGGACGATCCATACAGCTTGACATCCTTTGACGGGACCTTCATTCCTACTTTAAAATCCATGGATACCAATGGTACCGTCCTTTATATCAGTTCGTTGTCTAAGATCGTTGCGTCCGGTTTGCGAATCGGCTGGATTATAGGACCCAAGAGAGTGATTGAAAGATTAGCGGATGCCAAGCAACAGGTGGATTTTGGACATAGCATCTTTCCCCAATGGATCGCCCATCATTTTTTACAATCAAGTCAATTTCATCAACATATCACATCGTTACAGTGGGAGTTGAAAAAACGACGTGATGCTATCGTGGCAAGTCTTCGATATACTCTTGGAAATCGTGTCAGTTACCATGCACCAAAAGGCGGCATTCACTTGTGGTGCCGGTTAAACGAAGACGTAACCCCAACTCGTTTACTAGAAGAATCTTTAACAAAAGGGTTGGCATTTTTGCCGGGAAGCGTCATGGGCACACAAAAGAATTATGTACGATTTACCTTTGGAAGGGGAGAAAACAGTGAAATTGAAAAAGGGATTGCACGCTTTGCCGATGCTTTACACTCTATATCAGAAAGCTAA
- a CDS encoding acyl-CoA/acyl-ACP dehydrogenase, translating to METTDTEKINRIIKKHVIPFVKDIDTLGYYPESFLRETGKAGLLNSSKLTEDLIRKREIGLIEQAAKHCMTSAFLLWCQLAAIASLRLSHNSSIKDTILPLLESGEGLAGPGLSNGLKFYAGVEPIRLQAVRTEAGYRVTGSLPSVSNLDQGNWLTILASVNENRRIMGILPVQSQGLSLKEKTGFIGMNGTKTNSCSFDQVFLPDKWVITEESDVFIEKLRPTLVLYQIPLGIGVSSAALTSMYYARGKMPELQYLKVQPEELERDVDEIRKRIYCLADLPNLPKVGKEMLLTRLDVVHVTSKAVYGDMLFSGGRAYLKESSSFRRLRESYFLVNLTPTLKQLEKLKGTIKAGPS from the coding sequence TTGGAAACGACAGATACAGAGAAAATCAATAGAATAATTAAGAAACATGTCATCCCTTTTGTTAAGGACATTGATACGCTCGGATATTATCCTGAGTCATTTTTAAGAGAGACTGGGAAAGCGGGTCTGCTTAATTCCTCTAAGCTGACTGAAGATCTAATCAGAAAGCGCGAAATTGGCCTAATTGAACAGGCTGCCAAGCACTGCATGACTTCCGCTTTTTTACTTTGGTGCCAATTGGCAGCCATAGCCTCTTTAAGATTGAGCCATAATTCTTCCATTAAAGATACCATACTGCCTTTGCTTGAATCAGGGGAAGGCCTTGCGGGTCCTGGCTTATCAAACGGACTAAAGTTTTATGCGGGAGTGGAACCAATTCGCTTGCAAGCGGTCCGGACGGAAGCTGGGTACAGGGTTACTGGCTCCTTGCCAAGTGTATCCAACTTGGATCAGGGCAACTGGCTTACAATTTTAGCCTCTGTAAATGAAAACAGAAGGATAATGGGGATATTACCTGTACAATCACAGGGCTTAAGTCTTAAAGAAAAGACCGGATTTATCGGAATGAATGGTACGAAAACTAATTCCTGTTCTTTCGATCAGGTTTTCCTGCCTGATAAATGGGTCATCACAGAGGAATCAGATGTATTTATTGAAAAGCTTCGTCCTACATTGGTTCTTTACCAAATTCCTTTGGGAATTGGGGTTTCCTCTGCGGCACTTACTTCTATGTATTATGCCAGGGGAAAAATGCCGGAATTACAATATTTAAAAGTGCAACCTGAAGAACTGGAACGGGATGTAGACGAAATTAGAAAACGAATTTATTGTCTAGCTGACTTGCCTAATCTACCAAAGGTTGGGAAAGAAATGCTTTTAACTAGATTAGATGTTGTTCATGTCACTTCCAAAGCGGTATACGGTGATATGTTATTCTCAGGTGGAAGAGCTTATCTTAAAGAAAGTTCCTCTTTTAGACGGCTTCGCGAGTCCTATTTCCTAGTGAATCTAACTCCAACTTTAAAGCAATTGGAAAAGCTGAAAGGAACTATAAAGGCAGGTCCATCTTGA
- a CDS encoding esterase family protein, translating to MHIEQLNHWSGELGREMLLNRYGHGGMPIVVFPSSGGTHTEYNDFGMIDVCHDFIESGKVQFFTLASIDSESWLHDSKRAHDRALAHEAYDRYVISEAIPFIKHKTGWFDPMMTTGCSMGAYHALNFFLRHPDVFQTTVALSGVYDVRFFFGDYGNDPLVYQNSPSDYIWNQNDGWFIDRYRLADIIICTGRGDWEQDGLSSYFTLKEAFEEKQIPAWFDDWGEDVSHDWIWWRRQIPYYLGKLF from the coding sequence ATGCATATAGAACAGCTAAACCATTGGAGTGGCGAATTAGGACGTGAAATGCTGTTGAACAGATATGGGCACGGTGGCATGCCAATCGTAGTTTTTCCTTCATCTGGAGGGACCCATACTGAATACAATGATTTTGGAATGATAGATGTTTGTCATGACTTTATTGAATCCGGAAAAGTTCAGTTTTTTACATTGGCCAGTATAGATAGCGAAAGTTGGCTGCACGACTCAAAACGGGCGCATGACCGTGCATTAGCTCACGAAGCATATGACCGTTATGTGATTTCAGAAGCTATTCCGTTTATTAAACATAAAACAGGCTGGTTTGATCCGATGATGACAACAGGGTGTAGCATGGGGGCATATCATGCATTGAACTTTTTCTTGAGGCATCCGGATGTCTTCCAAACAACCGTTGCACTAAGCGGTGTTTACGATGTACGTTTCTTTTTTGGGGATTACGGAAATGATCCGCTTGTATACCAAAATTCACCGAGTGATTACATATGGAATCAAAATGACGGCTGGTTTATTGATCGATATCGTTTAGCAGATATCATTATTTGTACCGGGCGGGGTGATTGGGAACAGGATGGGCTTTCTTCATACTTTACATTAAAAGAAGCCTTTGAAGAAAAACAAATTCCAGCATGGTTTGATGATTGGGGCGAAGATGTTTCGCATGATTGGATATGGTGGCGGCGCCAAATCCCATATTATTTAGGAAAGTTATTTTAA
- a CDS encoding ATP-grasp domain-containing protein produces MNYILISPYYPGNFQTFAHRLKEAGVNVLGIGEEPYHQLGSELQNSLTEYYRVNNLEDLDEVKRAVAFLFYKHGPIDRIESNNEHWLELDAQLREQFNVFGNKTNDLKKVKFKSEMKKLFKEADVPVVEGRIVKTKQELAKAIDELGLPVIAKPDNGVGSAATFKLNSEEDVRHFEEVWGEAQVYFLEPFVEGGVLCTFDGLVDQKGNIVFQTSFTYNVPTLELVKGQLDLAYVIQNEIDPKLETYGKAIVKAFGMKERFFHIEFFKLENGDYVALEYNNRLAGGYTIDMYNFAYSIDLFAQYASLVTGGEFKESEAENQFCVGVTQRDVYEYKHDKNAIYERFGARVKSGQRIPDAFANLQGNQFYAIIADTQEEVDEIIRFVHERKR; encoded by the coding sequence ATGAATTATATTTTGATATCACCCTATTATCCAGGTAATTTTCAAACATTTGCCCATCGTTTAAAAGAAGCAGGTGTCAATGTTTTAGGAATAGGCGAAGAGCCGTATCATCAATTAGGTTCCGAATTACAAAACTCTTTAACAGAATATTATCGTGTGAATAATTTAGAAGATTTAGATGAAGTGAAACGTGCTGTTGCATTTTTATTTTATAAACATGGTCCAATTGACCGTATTGAATCCAATAACGAGCACTGGTTAGAACTTGATGCACAGTTGCGTGAGCAATTTAACGTGTTCGGCAATAAAACGAATGACTTGAAAAAAGTTAAGTTTAAATCTGAAATGAAGAAACTGTTTAAAGAAGCAGATGTGCCTGTTGTAGAAGGAAGAATCGTTAAAACTAAACAGGAGTTAGCTAAAGCCATTGATGAATTAGGACTGCCAGTTATCGCTAAACCAGATAATGGAGTGGGATCAGCTGCAACCTTTAAACTAAATTCAGAAGAGGATGTACGTCATTTTGAAGAAGTATGGGGAGAAGCACAAGTGTACTTCCTAGAACCATTTGTAGAAGGGGGCGTGCTTTGTACATTTGATGGTTTAGTCGATCAGAAAGGGAACATTGTTTTCCAAACAAGCTTTACATATAATGTGCCAACTCTGGAACTCGTTAAGGGTCAGTTGGATTTAGCTTATGTGATTCAAAATGAAATTGATCCAAAGCTTGAAACGTATGGAAAGGCAATCGTAAAAGCTTTTGGAATGAAAGAACGCTTTTTCCATATTGAGTTTTTTAAATTAGAAAATGGGGATTATGTTGCACTTGAATACAATAATCGCTTGGCTGGCGGCTACACGATTGATATGTACAATTTCGCGTACTCCATTGATTTATTTGCTCAGTATGCTTCTCTTGTGACAGGAGGAGAATTTAAGGAGTCCGAGGCAGAAAACCAGTTTTGTGTCGGTGTAACACAGCGTGATGTGTATGAGTATAAGCATGATAAGAATGCTATTTATGAACGATTTGGCGCTCGTGTGAAGTCAGGACAGCGCATTCCAGATGCGTTTGCGAACCTCCAAGGAAATCAATTTTATGCGATTATTGCAGATACGCAAGAAGAAGTTGATGAAATTATCCGTTTTGTACATGAACGAAAAAGATAG
- a CDS encoding alpha/beta hydrolase, translating to MNQSCFYLILETHQLHMSYKNEKRRVRVLLPKNYDKDESENFPVVYLHDGQNVFYSSESYSGYSWKVIPAIKQNPDLPRMIIVGIDNAGQDRINEYTPWKITESPLSEDIELGGRGSEFAEFVMTVVKPFIDKHYRTKSDKYHTAMIGSSLKLFQLIAFV from the coding sequence ATGAATCAATCCTGTTTTTATTTAATACTAGAAACACATCAATTACATATGTCTTATAAAAATGAAAAACGTCGCGTGCGTGTTTTATTGCCGAAAAATTATGATAAGGATGAGTCTGAAAATTTTCCAGTTGTCTATTTGCATGATGGACAAAATGTTTTCTACAGTAGTGAATCTTATAGCGGGTATTCATGGAAAGTAATTCCGGCAATTAAACAAAACCCGGATTTGCCGAGAATGATTATTGTTGGGATAGATAACGCTGGACAAGATCGAATTAATGAATATACGCCTTGGAAAATTACTGAAAGCCCACTTTCTGAAGATATTGAACTAGGAGGAAGAGGATCGGAATTTGCTGAGTTTGTCATGACAGTCGTGAAGCCGTTTATCGATAAGCATTACCGAACTAAATCAGATAAGTATCATACAGCAATGATTGGCAGTTCACTTAAGCTGTTCCAATTGATAGCATTCGTTTAA